A window of the Cannabis sativa cultivar Pink pepper isolate KNU-18-1 chromosome X, ASM2916894v1, whole genome shotgun sequence genome harbors these coding sequences:
- the LOC133032263 gene encoding uncharacterized protein LOC133032263 has protein sequence MLEKRKFIVNLLDKTCECNRFQQDEIPCAHAIVVFSKRGLRVYDYVADYYKIDKMKATYDTTANPLSNESEWTLPKCLEMLVLPPDTKKQAGRPRRRRMRSKGESKEQIKCGHYKKTGHNRKTCTNLALPPK, from the coding sequence ATGCTAGAGAAAAGAAAATTCATTGTCAATTTACTGGACAAAACATGTGAATGTAACCGGTTCCAGCAAGATGAAATCCCATGTGCTCATGCAATAGTTGTATTCTCGAAAAGAGGACTGCGAGTTTATGACTATGTTGCAGACTACTACAAAATAGACAAAATGAAAGCAACATATGACACAACAGCAAACCCATTATCAAATGAAAGTGAATGGACACTGCCTAAGTGCTTGGAAATGTTAGTTCTACCACCAGACACAAAAAAGCAAGCAGGGAGACCTAGGAGAAGAAGAATGAGATCAAAAGGAGAGTCAAAGGAACAAATAAAGTGTGGACATTATAAAAAGACAGGCCACAACAGAAAGACATGCACTAATCTAGCTCTaccaccaaaataa